A part of Rhodothermales bacterium genomic DNA contains:
- a CDS encoding 30S ribosomal protein S18, whose amino-acid sequence MARPQSKERFSALDAEYVDYKDVDLLKRFINEQGKLLPRRITGVSARFQRQLTRAAKRARHLALVPYVADNVK is encoded by the coding sequence ATGGCCAGACCACAGAGCAAAGAAAGATTTTCAGCACTCGATGCGGAGTACGTCGACTACAAAGATGTCGACCTCCTGAAGAGGTTTATTAACGAGCAAGGCAAGCTTTTGCCGCGTCGTATTACGGGCGTTTCGGCCAGGTTTCAGCGTCAGCTGACACGAGCCGCCAAGCGTGCGAGACACCTTGCGCTGGTCCCATACGTCGCCGACAACGTGAAGTAA